In Pirellulales bacterium, the genomic window CAAGGTCATAACGAGTTCGGTATGTTTTCGATTAGTTCGCGGGAGTATTCGATCAGCCGCGTAAGCACCCATGGCAACGACAGGCCGAGCGCAATAACCATCGCCACCAGCTTGGGTACGAAGGCGACCGTTTGCTCCTGAATTTGTGTTAGCGCTTGGATCAGCCCGATCAACAAGCCGACCAACATGCCGGCGATCAGCACCGGCGCGGCAA contains:
- the fliQ gene encoding flagellar biosynthesis protein FliQ — translated: MQPQDAIDLGREALIVATMVAAPVLIAGMLVGLLIGLIQALTQIQEQTVAFVPKLVAMVIALGLSLPWVLTRLIEYSRELIENIPNSL